One segment of Triticum aestivum cultivar Chinese Spring chromosome 2A, IWGSC CS RefSeq v2.1, whole genome shotgun sequence DNA contains the following:
- the LOC123190052 gene encoding amino acid transporter AVT3B codes for MGFDKEASSSSSGLDAAALLPKHGGAGVGARLSSQPKTFANVFIAVVGSGVLGLPYTFSRTGWAAGSILLLAVAGLTFHCMMLLVACRRRLADEHPKIASFGDLGAAVYGAAGRHTVDAMLVLSQASFCVGYLIFIANTLAHLHPIGDPSASSPLLTAKALFIWVMLPFQLGLNSIKTLTLLAPLSIFADVVDLGAMGVVLGQDVSTWLSEKPPVFAFGGPAELLYGLGVAVYAFEGIGMVLPLEAEAADKRKFGGTLGLSMVFIAVMYGLFGAMGYLAFGASTRDIITTNLGAGWLSVAVQLGLCINLFFTMPVMMNPVYEVAERLLYGKRYAWWLRWILVVFVGLMAMLVPNFADFLSLVGSSVCVLLGFVLPAAFHMKVLGADIGWPALVADVAVVVVGLALSASGTWTSLAQMFGAPNA; via the coding sequence ATGGGGTTCGACAAggaggcgagctcctcctcctccgggcTCGACGCGGCGGCGCTGCTGCCGAAGCACGGCGGCGCGGGCGTCGGCGCGCGCCTGTCGTCGCAGCCCAAGACCTTCGCCAACGTCTTCATCGCGGTGGTCGGGTCGGGCGTGCTGGGCCTCCCCTACACCTTCTCCCGCACGGGCTGGGCGGCGGGCTCCATCCTGCTCCTCGCCGTGGCCGGGCTCACCTTCCACTGCATGATGCTGCTcgtcgcctgccgccgccgcctcgccgacgaGCACCCCAAGATCGCCTCCTTCGGCGACCTGGGCGCGGCCGTGTACGGCGCCGCGGGCCGCCACACCGTTGACGCCATGCTCGTGCTCAGCCAGGCAAGCTTCTGCGTCGGCTACCTCATCTTCATCGCCAACACCTTGGCGCACCTCCACCCAATCGGGGACCCGTCGGCGTCCTCCCCTCTCCTCACGGCCAAGGCGCTCTTCATCTGGGTCATGCTTCCGTTCCAGCTCGGGCTCAACTCCATCAAGACGCTCACGCTCCTCGCGCCGCTCAGCATCTTCGCCGACGTCGTGGATCTCGGCGCCATGGGCGTCGTGCTTGGCCAGGACGTGTCCACGTGGCTGTCCGAAAAGCCCCCCGTGTTCGCCTTCGGGGGGCCCGCCGAGCTCCTGTACGGCCTCGGCGTCGCCGTCTACGCGTTCGAGGGCATCGGCATGGTCCTGCCGCTGGAGGCGGAGGCCGCGGACAAGCGCAAGTTCGGCGGCACGCTCGGGCTGTCCATGGTGTTCATCGCCGTCATGTACGGGCTGTTCGGCGCCATGGGCTACCTCGCCTTCGGCGCGTCCACGCGGGACATCATCACCACCAACCTCGGCGCCGGGTGGCTCTCGGTGGCCGTGCAGCTCGGCCTCTGCATCAACCTCTTCTTCACCATGCCGGTGATGATGAACCCGGTCTACGAGGTCGCTGAGCGCCTGCTCTACGGGAAGCGGTACGCCTGGTGGCTGCGCTGGATCCTGGTCGTGTTCGTGGGGCTCATGGCGATGCTCGTGCCCAACTTCGCCGACTTCCTCTCGCTCGTCGGGAGCAGCGTCTGCGTCCTGCTCGGATTCGTGCTGCCGGCCGCATTCCACATGAAGGTGCTGGGCGCCGATATCGGGTGGCCTGCGCTCGTCGCTGATGTGGCTGTCGTCGTCGTCGGCCTGGCGCTCTCGGCGTCCGGGACATGGACGTCGCTCGCGCAGATGTTTGGTGCTCCCAACGCGTAA